The following DNA comes from Gemmatimonadota bacterium.
GAAGGTCCGCTCGTGCCGCTGGCCGGCTGCACCGATCTCTACGTCGCCCTAAATTTCGGCACGCTCGAGGGGCGGCGCTTCCTCGACCTGTGGGCGCTCCCCGAGTTGAGGCGCATCGAGCGCCGGGACGGTGTGCTCTCGATCGGCGCGCTGGCCACCTGCACCCAGCTCATCCGCTCGCGGCTGGTGCGGCAGTGGCTGCCCATCCTGGCCGCCGCCGCCCGCGAGGTCGGCGGCGTGCAGATCCAGAACCGCGGCACGCTGGGCGGCAACATTGCCAATGCCTCGCCCGCCGGCGACACGCTGCCCGTCTTGGCCGCCGCCGACGCGGACGTGGTGTTGCGTAGCGCGAGCGGCGCGTCGCCTTCAACTCCTTCTACACCGGGTACCGCAAGACGGTGATGCGCGCCGACGAGCTGATCGTGGCCGTCGAGGTGCCGCCCGCCGAGGGGCGGCAGTGGTTCCGCAAGGTGGGGACCCGCCGGGCCCAGGCCATCTCGAAGCTGGTCATGGCCGCCGTGCGCGCGCCCCGGCCGCGCATCGCCCTGGGCAGCGTCGCCCCCACCGTGATCCGGCTGCCCCGCACCGAAGCGTGCCTCGCGGGCGGCGGCTCGATCGAGGAGGCGCAGCAGCTCCTGGCGCTGGAGATCCAGCCGATTGACGACCTGCGCTCGACGGCGGGCTACCGCCGGCAGGTGGCCATGAACCTGCTGCGGCGCTTCTGGCAGGACACGACCCCGAGATCGGAGTGACTGTGGCCGAAAGTACCGGCCCCTTGCGGACCGCCGCCCGGCGGGCCGCGCGTGAGTTTCAACGAGTCGGAGCTTGGTGCTCCCCTTGCGCAGCTTGACGGACTAGACTAGACTTAGCTCATGAAGAAGGTGAATATCCACGAGGCCAAGACGCACCTGTCGCGCCTGGTGGAGGAGGCGGTGCGCGGCGAGGACGTCGTGATCGCCAGAGCCGGCAAACCCCTGGTCCGGCTGGTACCGGTTTCTGCGCTGGAAGGGCCCCGGCCGTTGGGTTTGTTGGCAGGCAAGGTCCGGGAGTCGGAGGACTGGTGGGCGCCTGACCCGGCGCTGGAAGCGCTCTTTTACGGCGACGAGCAGGGTGAGGCGAATCCGGACCCGGCCGAGAAGACACGCCGATTGGGATGAACCTGCTGCTGGATTCTCACGCCCTGTTGTGGGCTCTGCACGATCCGGGGAAGCTGCGCTCGGAGGCGGCGGAGGCGATTCAGGATCCTGCTCGAGCCGTGTTCTTCAGTGCGGCTTCTGCCTGGGAGCTGGAACTCAAGGCGGCGGTGGGGAAGCTCGATCTCCCGGGAGACTGGCTGGCCGCGGCGGAGCGATCGGGTTTCCTTCAGCTTCCCGTGACGGCCGCTCAGGCGCGGGAGAGCGCCCGGCTGCCCTGGCACCACCGGGATCCTTTCGACCGCGTACTCGTGGCGCAGGCCCGGGAGCAGGGGCTAGGCATCGCTACACGGGACCCGATCATCCCGGCGTACGGCGTTCCCGTGTTCGAGGTGTAGCGATCCACGCGACGCTGCCGGACTCGCATTCGCGCTCACGTTCGTCGAGCACAGCCGAAGCCGGCGGGGATTCGAAGCAGCGCGCGGCCAGCCGAGGAATGCACGCGTCCGCCAAGAACTCGCCGCCGCGATCCTGAAATCTCCCCCTACGGCCTTATCCAAACGACTCTGCAAAATACGCCCGCATTCGGCCGCCGATCCATCCCCGCTGGCTTCGTTGAGGCCC
Coding sequences within:
- a CDS encoding FAD binding domain-containing protein, producing the protein EGPLVPLAGCTDLYVALNFGTLEGRRFLDLWALPELRRIERRDGVLSIGALATCTQLIRSRLVRQWLPILAAAAREVGGVQIQNRGTLGGNIANASPAGDTLPVLAAADADVVLRSASGASPSTPSTPGTARR
- a CDS encoding type II toxin-antitoxin system prevent-host-death family antitoxin — encoded protein: MKKVNIHEAKTHLSRLVEEAVRGEDVVIARAGKPLVRLVPVSALEGPRPLGLLAGKVRESEDWWAPDPALEALFYGDEQGEANPDPAEKTRRLG
- a CDS encoding type II toxin-antitoxin system VapC family toxin, whose amino-acid sequence is MNLLLDSHALLWALHDPGKLRSEAAEAIQDPARAVFFSAASAWELELKAAVGKLDLPGDWLAAAERSGFLQLPVTAAQARESARLPWHHRDPFDRVLVAQAREQGLGIATRDPIIPAYGVPVFEV